One genomic segment of Bradyrhizobium prioriisuperbiae includes these proteins:
- a CDS encoding TauD/TfdA family dioxygenase, producing the protein MPVVIRSLHPVFVGEVSGVDLTKPLAREDVVAIEAGMDRYAVLVFHDQAFTDEQQMAFCRNFGEPENTRGGSVTKPEDARLKSGMADVSNLGKDGQPLARDSRQRLFNLGNCLWHSDSSFRVIPAKYSMLSARTVNPKGGNTEFADMRAAYDALDDDTRREIEDMVCEHSLMYSRGALGFLDYSEEEKAMFRPVLQRLVRTHPVTGRKSLYLSSHAGGIVGLPMPEARVLLRDLNEHATQPQFVYVHKWALHDLVIWDNRQTMHRVRRYDESQPRDMRRATVAGDVPTVAQQAAE; encoded by the coding sequence ATGCCTGTTGTCATCCGATCGCTGCATCCTGTTTTCGTGGGCGAAGTCTCCGGTGTCGATCTCACCAAACCGCTCGCGCGCGAGGATGTGGTCGCGATCGAAGCCGGCATGGATCGTTATGCCGTGTTGGTGTTCCACGATCAGGCCTTCACCGACGAGCAGCAGATGGCGTTCTGCCGGAATTTCGGCGAGCCGGAAAACACCCGCGGCGGCAGCGTTACCAAGCCGGAAGATGCGCGTCTGAAGTCGGGCATGGCGGATGTGTCCAATCTCGGCAAGGACGGTCAACCGCTGGCGCGCGACAGCCGCCAGCGGCTGTTCAACCTCGGCAACTGCCTGTGGCATTCCGACAGTTCGTTTCGCGTCATTCCCGCCAAGTACTCGATGCTGTCGGCCCGCACCGTCAATCCGAAGGGCGGCAACACCGAATTTGCCGACATGCGCGCGGCCTATGACGCGCTCGACGACGATACGCGGCGTGAGATCGAGGACATGGTGTGCGAGCACTCATTGATGTATTCGCGCGGTGCGCTGGGCTTCCTCGATTACAGCGAAGAGGAGAAGGCGATGTTCAGGCCGGTGTTGCAGCGGCTGGTGCGAACCCATCCGGTGACCGGCCGGAAATCGCTCTATCTGTCATCCCATGCCGGCGGCATCGTCGGTCTGCCGATGCCGGAAGCGCGCGTGCTGCTGCGCGATCTCAACGAACACGCCACCCAGCCGCAGTTCGTCTATGTGCACAAATGGGCGCTGCATGACCTGGTGATCTGGGACAATCGCCAGACCATGCATCGTGTGCGGCGTTATGACGAGAGCCAGCCACGCGACATGCGCCGCGCCACCGTGGCAGGCGACGTGCCCACGGTGGCGCAGCAAGCGGCGGAGTAG
- a CDS encoding DUF1236 domain-containing protein: MKLTTTLAVAALALTPTLALAQGVTVDTARDGAATGGAVAGPVGAAVGGTVGAAVGAAIDIPAAVIGSVTGIREPSVVVRERVVVGEPLPEYVEVRPVPRYRDYSYAVVNDRRVIVEPRTRRVIRVIE; this comes from the coding sequence ATGAAGCTCACAACCACACTTGCTGTTGCAGCGCTTGCGCTGACTCCCACTCTTGCACTTGCCCAAGGTGTGACCGTCGACACGGCGCGGGATGGCGCGGCGACCGGTGGTGCCGTGGCGGGGCCGGTCGGTGCCGCTGTCGGCGGAACCGTTGGCGCCGCTGTTGGAGCGGCGATCGATATTCCAGCAGCCGTGATCGGCTCGGTGACAGGCATTCGCGAGCCGTCCGTGGTGGTGCGCGAGCGGGTCGTCGTCGGCGAACCGCTGCCGGAGTACGTCGAGGTGCGCCCGGTTCCGCGCTATCGCGATTACAGCTACGCCGTCGTCAATGATCGTCGCGTGATCGTGGAGCCACGGACGCGCCGCGTGATCCGCGTCATCGAATAG
- a CDS encoding sulfatase-like hydrolase/transferase, whose amino-acid sequence MGETERARAVQARVLRRFDIDPSIKLLIAGLLLPNALSLATLMSLVDVGLPPRPAAMMLYCVLAISARKIPFAMTVALFLGILAFDLVGTISLMFGLAPTELMVALEHARRINMLASPLYVGMIVSIALTTAASLMLLARREDVVRGNAVMLFAATLVLVVADLVSNTSAHFDFNTMFGRDKPIVSASEVSGFRTVAGVNGRNVVVVVVESLGYFNNPLARARIAAPLNKPRVTDKYVVTSGTAQYYGSTTSGEMRELCSTRARYADFARESGTDCLPSKLHRLGYSTLAVHGFSQDMFERREWYPEIGFDKAVFGESLLSRVTRRCGSAFRSVCDADLAPVIAKEAAYVNSPRFIYWLTLNTHIPVGPGDALTNYDCELKPDDFGTVHVCRMAELWHDLFGSIARLALEPAIGPAEILIVGDHAPPLWSKRGRGQFMPGKVAWYRLTPR is encoded by the coding sequence TTGGGCGAAACGGAGCGGGCGCGCGCGGTTCAGGCGCGGGTGTTGCGACGTTTTGATATCGATCCCTCGATCAAATTGCTGATCGCGGGTCTGCTGCTTCCCAACGCCCTATCCCTGGCGACGCTCATGTCGCTCGTCGACGTTGGTCTGCCTCCGCGTCCGGCCGCGATGATGCTTTACTGCGTCCTTGCCATCAGCGCGCGGAAGATCCCGTTTGCGATGACGGTGGCATTGTTTCTCGGCATCCTGGCGTTCGACCTGGTTGGGACGATCTCGCTGATGTTCGGGCTCGCCCCCACCGAACTGATGGTGGCGCTGGAGCATGCGCGCCGCATCAACATGCTGGCCTCGCCGCTTTATGTCGGGATGATCGTCTCGATCGCCCTGACCACGGCCGCCAGCCTGATGTTGCTGGCGCGCCGCGAAGACGTGGTTCGTGGCAATGCCGTGATGCTGTTTGCTGCGACGCTCGTGCTTGTGGTGGCCGACCTGGTTTCCAACACCTCGGCCCACTTCGATTTCAATACGATGTTCGGGCGCGACAAGCCGATCGTTTCTGCCTCCGAGGTATCCGGTTTCAGGACGGTGGCGGGCGTCAATGGCCGCAATGTCGTGGTGGTCGTCGTCGAAAGCCTGGGTTACTTCAACAACCCGCTCGCCCGGGCCCGCATCGCGGCACCGCTGAATAAGCCACGCGTCACCGACAAATATGTCGTGACGTCGGGGACGGCGCAATATTACGGCTCCACGACGTCGGGCGAAATGCGCGAGCTGTGCAGCACGCGCGCCCGCTACGCGGACTTCGCGCGGGAATCCGGTACGGACTGTCTGCCGAGCAAGCTGCATCGTCTCGGATACTCCACGCTCGCGGTTCATGGCTTTTCCCAGGACATGTTCGAGCGCCGCGAATGGTATCCGGAAATTGGTTTCGACAAGGCTGTGTTCGGAGAGAGCTTGCTGTCGCGTGTGACGCGCCGATGTGGAAGTGCGTTTCGCAGCGTCTGCGACGCCGACCTTGCGCCGGTGATCGCGAAGGAGGCGGCTTACGTCAATTCGCCCCGGTTCATCTATTGGCTGACACTGAATACGCATATTCCGGTTGGACCCGGAGATGCGCTGACCAACTACGATTGCGAGCTGAAGCCCGACGATTTCGGAACGGTCCATGTCTGCCGGATGGCGGAGCTCTGGCACGATTTGTTTGGCTCGATCGCGCGGCTGGCGCTTGAGCCCGCGATCGGCCCGGCTGAGATTCTCATCGTTGGCGATCACGCTCCGCCATTGTGGTCCAAGCGCGGGCGTGGCCAGTTCATGCCGGGAAAAGTTGCCTGGTATCGTCTGACGCCGCGCTGA